The window AAGCCCCCCATATTTTGATTCTTTAAGGTGACATTTTCATGCGATAATTAACCACATTTTGGCCTATTTTTAGGTGACATTTTTAAAAGATATTGACATTAAATTAATTACAATTTCCGCATTCCATGATATAATGGGATTAAAAACAGTCAGGAGTGGTTATATGAGTACAGAAAAACTCAGCCGTATATTTTACATACTGGGTATTCTGTTTTTTGGGATAATCCTTTTATATGTGGGAATATCAAAGGTCTTAATTTACTTCCTGCCATTTTTGATTGCTGCATTAATTGCCGCACTCATTGAGCCCCTTGTGGTAAGAGTTCAGAACTGGTTGCATATTCCACGTGCCGCTTCCTCTTTTATAGTCTTGATCGCAGTGCTGGCATTAGCAGGGTTTATAATAGGTTATGGCGGTTATCAAGCTATTAAGGAACTTATTATATTTTCACGCAGCGTAGGAGAGTACAGCAGCAGCATATACAATACAATTATGCAGCATGTGTATAACCTCCAGGAGTATGTAAAGGGCCTCCCGCCTGTTCAGGCCAGTGCCGTTCAAAATGCCATCAATCAGGCTATGTCCTATCTTGCCAATGCCCTTCAGTACCTTGTGAATGTAATTATGGGTATTGCCAATTCTATTCCATCACTTATCTGGGGAACCGTGGTGTGTATAGTATCCGCTTTTTTCATGAGCAAGGATAAGGACGTAATACTTGGCTTTATTATCAAGCAGATTCCCAAAAAGGTTATTGAAAGCGGCGGCTATATAAAGACAGACCTTTTTAAGACAGTATTTGGTTTTTTACGTGCAGAGCTTATAATCATGACCGTGACTTTTTTAGAGGTTTCTTTTGGATTTATGCTGATGGGCTACAAATATCCATTCCTCATTGGCCTGGCCGTGGCTATAATAGACATACTGCCTGTCCTTGGTACAGGTAGCGTCCTCGTCCCGTGGGCACTGATACTTATGATATTCTACAGGAACTTTACCCTTGCTGCATACATACTCATACTTTACGGCATTGTATTTTTTGTACGCCAGATGCTGGAGCCAAGAATTGTTGGAAAGAGTATAGGGCTGCACCCGCTGGTGACCCTGATGGCAATGTATATAGGAAGCCAGGTTATGGGATTTGCTGGACTCATACTGGGTCCCGTAATATTGATAGCTATAAAAACATTCCAGAAGGCCGGGCTGTTGCCAAAGTTTAAAGAATAACCTTTTCAACATAGGGAGAGGTAGAGACACTCAAAAGCCCGCCATAGGTAATATCAAAAGGTATCACATCTCCAACTCCAATGGTACCTTCATAGTCCTCCACGTCCAGTATGAGATGGTCGCTGGACGCTCCAACTATGGTCATCCCCGCATGTCTCGGCTTTATGCCGTTTATTATCACATCCTGCTTTCCAAGGGCCAAAATGGCCCTTTTCCTTATACCCCTGTCCTCAAAGTGGGGCACCTCCCCAAAGGCATCAAAACCGACCTCACCTATAGGTTTCGAGGGTTTTCTCTTCACCTCAACCACCTCTGCTTCTAACGTAAACACATCCTTGTAGGTGCCAGGTATATCCCTGCCGCACACGTCATTTATGCCAAACAATATGGCCTCTCCTATACGAAGCTGGTTTACCCTTTCAGGCATTTCACCGTCATCTATGAGCTTCAGTGTGCATGTTGAACCACCCGATATAGTGGGAAGCTTTCTGCCAAGTATCGACTCGGCCGAATACACAGCCTCTATAAACCTGCTGATATTATCCTTATCCGGCATTGTTCCACCTATACAGCCCACATTGGTGGCCAGGCCGGCGATGTTTATTCTGCGCAATTTACTGGCTTCTTTCACAAAATCAGCCACATCCTCAGGCATTATACCCTCCCTCAGGTCTCCTACATCCACCATTATTATTATCTCAATCCACCTACCCTGCCTTACACACTCCTCCGATATGGATCTCAAGGTATCCATCTCAGATACCAGCACACTGTCGGCATATCTGACAACATCAGCTATCTCTGACAGCATTGGTATCCTTATGAGCATTATATAATTATTTATACATTCATTCCTCATCCTCTTTATGTTTAAAATCCTAGAATCAGCCAGCTTTTCAATTCCTGCACTAAGTATGACATCTGTGATGTCCTTTAATGCACAGTATCCCTTGGTGACTGCCACTACCTCTATACCATGCC of the Calorimonas adulescens genome contains:
- a CDS encoding alanine/ornithine racemase family PLP-dependent enzyme, which gives rise to MYPRLVVDRDKLYHNACLIKNLCSRHGIEVVAVTKGYCALKDITDVILSAGIEKLADSRILNIKRMRNECINNYIMLIRIPMLSEIADVVRYADSVLVSEMDTLRSISEECVRQGRWIEIIIMVDVGDLREGIMPEDVADFVKEASKLRRINIAGLATNVGCIGGTMPDKDNISRFIEAVYSAESILGRKLPTISGGSTCTLKLIDDGEMPERVNQLRIGEAILFGINDVCGRDIPGTYKDVFTLEAEVVEVKRKPSKPIGEVGFDAFGEVPHFEDRGIRKRAILALGKQDVIINGIKPRHAGMTIVGASSDHLILDVEDYEGTIGVGDVIPFDITYGGLLSVSTSPYVEKVIL
- the ytvI gene encoding sporulation integral membrane protein YtvI, whose translation is MSTEKLSRIFYILGILFFGIILLYVGISKVLIYFLPFLIAALIAALIEPLVVRVQNWLHIPRAASSFIVLIAVLALAGFIIGYGGYQAIKELIIFSRSVGEYSSSIYNTIMQHVYNLQEYVKGLPPVQASAVQNAINQAMSYLANALQYLVNVIMGIANSIPSLIWGTVVCIVSAFFMSKDKDVILGFIIKQIPKKVIESGGYIKTDLFKTVFGFLRAELIIMTVTFLEVSFGFMLMGYKYPFLIGLAVAIIDILPVLGTGSVLVPWALILMIFYRNFTLAAYILILYGIVFFVRQMLEPRIVGKSIGLHPLVTLMAMYIGSQVMGFAGLILGPVILIAIKTFQKAGLLPKFKE